One window from the genome of Candidatus Paceibacterota bacterium encodes:
- a CDS encoding DHH family phosphoesterase, with translation MALSPKEQIIDQINKSETILICTSKNPNGDALGAALGFYLALKKLGKKTDIVSPTGIVSKYLFLPSANLITHKLEGAKDYVLSLDIDKEKLQQLRYEVSEKKLRIYITAKSGELKENNISIESARFKYDLIIVVGTGDLENLGTIYDDNSELFYEAPVVNIDHNPSNEYFGKINLVDVTVSSSSEIIFNLISSIDEKLFDENISTNLLAGIISETESFQNKNTTPKAFLAAASLVSFGANKQNITRFLYKTKSISLLKLMGKVMSNLKYNSQYKLGWSVINEEFASDDAQLENLRTAIKELGSSSPEFSLLFVLFKQNNAIKGIINFSEKAPIDSLARSFGGEVDNGQIVFASKEQLIENAEKETLKNIKDWADGLKG, from the coding sequence ATGGCGCTTTCACCAAAAGAACAAATAATAGACCAGATCAACAAGAGCGAGACCATTTTGATATGTACCAGCAAAAACCCGAATGGTGATGCCCTAGGCGCTGCCTTGGGTTTTTATTTGGCCCTGAAGAAACTCGGGAAGAAAACCGATATAGTAAGCCCCACCGGAATAGTGAGCAAATATCTGTTCCTTCCGTCTGCGAACCTCATCACTCACAAACTGGAAGGCGCAAAGGACTATGTCCTTTCTTTGGACATAGATAAAGAGAAGCTGCAACAGCTCAGATACGAGGTCAGTGAAAAGAAACTGAGGATCTATATCACTGCAAAAAGCGGAGAATTGAAAGAAAACAACATATCGATCGAGTCTGCAAGATTCAAATATGACCTCATTATCGTCGTTGGAACGGGAGATCTTGAGAACCTGGGAACTATCTATGATGACAATTCGGAGCTCTTTTATGAAGCTCCGGTTGTTAATATAGATCACAATCCGTCAAATGAATATTTCGGAAAAATAAACCTTGTGGATGTCACGGTTTCATCCAGTTCGGAAATAATTTTCAACCTGATATCATCCATCGACGAAAAACTATTTGACGAAAACATATCGACAAATCTGCTTGCGGGAATCATCTCCGAAACAGAAAGCTTCCAGAACAAAAATACGACGCCAAAAGCATTCCTGGCGGCCGCATCGCTTGTTTCATTCGGGGCGAATAAACAGAATATAACCAGATTCCTATATAAGACGAAATCCATTTCACTCCTGAAACTGATGGGCAAGGTCATGTCCAATTTGAAATACAACAGCCAATACAAACTCGGATGGTCCGTCATCAATGAAGAGTTCGCGTCCGACGACGCGCAATTGGAAAACCTGCGGACAGCGATAAAAGAACTCGGCAGCAGTTCTCCGGAGTTCAGTCTTCTTTTTGTTCTTTTTAAGCAGAACAATGCGATAAAGGGAATTATAAATTTTTCGGAAAAAGCCCCCATAGACTCCCTCGCCAGATCGTTTGGCGGAGAAGTTGACAATGGACAGATCGTATTTGCCAGCAAGGAACAGCTCATAGAGAATGCGGAAAAAGAAACATTGAAAAATATCAAGGACTGGGCCGATGGCCTGAAAGGATAG
- the tsaE gene encoding tRNA (adenosine(37)-N6)-threonylcarbamoyltransferase complex ATPase subunit type 1 TsaE translates to MKRKIVFSESPADTRVLAKILLRGWLEANKKKNSNWLICLSGELGSGKTAFTKSLAEELGVGGIVNSPTFVIMKKYSSKKNKKYTLYHFDCYRIREAKEVSDLGFEEILHGENNIVIIEWPEKIKEALPRKRLNLKFEVVDENTRRIELS, encoded by the coding sequence ATGAAAAGAAAAATCGTTTTCTCGGAAAGTCCGGCAGATACGCGGGTCCTGGCGAAGATCCTTCTTCGCGGATGGCTTGAGGCGAACAAGAAAAAAAACTCCAATTGGCTCATCTGCCTTTCGGGGGAACTTGGTTCCGGGAAAACTGCATTTACGAAATCGCTTGCCGAAGAACTTGGAGTCGGGGGGATCGTAAACAGTCCGACTTTTGTGATAATGAAAAAATATTCCTCAAAAAAGAATAAGAAATATACGCTTTATCATTTTGATTGCTATAGGATTCGGGAGGCGAAGGAAGTCTCGGATCTCGGTTTTGAAGAGATATTGCATGGAGAAAACAATATAGTCATCATTGAATGGCCCGAAAAGATCAAAGAAGCATTGCCCAGAAAAAGATTGAATTTGAAATTCGAGGTCGTTGACGAAAACACCAGGAGAATCGAACTTTCATAA
- a CDS encoding transglycosylase domain-containing protein, with the protein MSMIKKFIMILLLPALLSMAIFFISSRKLSDNIVSIYKNGQSEIMADRNSGKILIKENPSGYFAEYSEDVPDNFKGYLIGKEDKYFYYHRGINPISSFRAAFNYLSGKKNLASSTLTQQLAKILLKNENDRSLKNKITESIYALSMEINLSKDDILEMYANTVYFGNKAQGINEASRLYFGLSPGMLSKEQTLQLISTISGPSINNPFLVENASSSNDLAGYLKIETQNIEPLTTEEIAAKRKQFNDYVNGTNRFEMESLGVDCADSCNLTIDGSLSDKVREILKRNLLSSSDKKVTNGAVVVIKLPENELLSVIGSPDPRFGDYGYQINMAKEPRPIGSTIKPFIYLKAFEKGLRPYTLVEDKEYKYMIGSGFPLYPKNYDYQYHGIVNLHYALSNSLNVPSVIVLEDVGLDNFYKFMLDDLQLKPVQDMENYQLGIALGELETDLLSLSYYFTIFPSGGQLHPLKIYKDKNDFKYNLKTDFSLNKTISKESYVQLINKVLSDRKTGVEQFGIKSSLNLPYDNYAVKTGTSREFHDSWTIGYTPDFLVGVWVGNSDNTPMDNVSGQSGAGSVWNEVMSLMMNSAYNKKTSFNFRYIKDYYENDFIEYGLAGDDYEKQKMMLMKYKLIASPHDNDTFLFENNTQIPLKSKEESKWYINDELLGSGKEIIFVPQNYGIYKIEAASTESEKKESISIRLEKDR; encoded by the coding sequence ATGTCAATGATCAAAAAATTCATAATGATCCTGCTACTGCCAGCTTTGCTTTCCATGGCGATCTTTTTCATATCGAGCCGGAAACTCAGCGATAATATCGTTTCAATATACAAAAATGGACAATCGGAGATAATGGCGGATAGAAATTCGGGAAAGATCCTGATAAAAGAGAACCCGTCCGGTTATTTCGCCGAATATTCCGAAGATGTTCCGGATAATTTCAAGGGATACCTTATCGGAAAAGAAGATAAATATTTCTATTATCACCGGGGAATAAACCCCATCAGCAGCTTCAGGGCCGCTTTCAATTATTTGTCGGGAAAGAAAAATCTTGCCTCCAGCACGCTCACCCAGCAGCTTGCAAAAATACTTCTCAAAAACGAAAATGACCGCAGTCTGAAGAATAAGATCACGGAATCCATATATGCTCTCAGCATGGAGATCAACCTCAGCAAGGATGACATATTGGAAATGTATGCAAATACCGTCTATTTTGGAAACAAAGCCCAGGGCATAAACGAGGCCAGCAGGCTCTATTTCGGCCTTTCCCCCGGCATGCTTAGCAAGGAACAGACCCTTCAGCTGATCTCGACGATAAGCGGGCCATCCATCAATAATCCGTTCCTGGTTGAAAACGCATCTTCCTCCAATGATCTGGCGGGATATCTGAAAATAGAAACTCAAAACATCGAGCCGCTGACAACGGAAGAAATCGCAGCAAAGCGAAAACAGTTCAATGATTACGTGAACGGGACGAATCGCTTCGAAATGGAATCTTTGGGGGTCGATTGCGCCGACAGCTGCAACCTTACGATCGACGGCAGCCTAAGCGACAAGGTCAGGGAGATCCTGAAGAGAAATCTTCTCTCCTCCAGCGACAAAAAAGTTACGAACGGCGCAGTGGTCGTCATAAAACTTCCTGAAAACGAACTTCTTTCGGTCATCGGTTCTCCGGATCCAAGATTTGGAGATTACGGCTATCAGATAAATATGGCAAAAGAGCCCAGGCCGATCGGATCAACGATAAAACCGTTTATCTATCTGAAGGCTTTTGAAAAAGGACTGAGGCCCTACACTCTGGTCGAAGACAAAGAATATAAGTATATGATCGGGTCGGGATTTCCCCTTTATCCCAAGAACTATGACTATCAATATCACGGCATCGTAAACCTTCACTATGCCCTTTCCAACAGCTTGAATGTCCCGTCCGTTATCGTACTGGAGGACGTGGGCCTGGATAATTTCTATAAATTCATGCTCGACGATCTGCAGCTCAAACCGGTTCAGGACATGGAGAATTATCAGCTTGGGATCGCCCTCGGAGAATTGGAAACAGACCTTCTTAGCCTCTCCTACTATTTCACGATCTTCCCAAGCGGAGGACAATTGCACCCGCTTAAAATATATAAAGATAAGAACGACTTCAAATACAATCTCAAAACCGATTTTTCCCTGAATAAAACAATTTCCAAAGAGAGCTATGTCCAGCTGATCAACAAGGTTCTCAGCGACAGAAAAACAGGCGTAGAACAGTTCGGGATAAAAAGCAGCCTCAATCTTCCATATGATAATTACGCGGTCAAGACCGGAACATCAAGAGAGTTTCACGACAGCTGGACGATCGGTTATACTCCTGATTTTCTGGTGGGCGTCTGGGTCGGAAACAGCGACAACACGCCCATGGATAATGTTTCCGGACAAAGCGGCGCGGGTTCGGTCTGGAACGAGGTCATGTCGCTTATGATGAATTCCGCATATAACAAAAAAACTTCCTTTAATTTCAGATACATCAAAGATTATTACGAGAACGATTTCATTGAATATGGACTTGCCGGAGATGACTATGAAAAGCAGAAGATGATGCTCATGAAATATAAATTGATCGCAAGCCCTCACGATAACGATACTTTCCTTTTTGAAAATAACACGCAGATCCCCTTGAAGTCGAAAGAGGAAAGCAAATGGTATATAAATGACGAGCTTCTCGGTTCGGGGAAAGAAATCATATTTGTTCCCCAAAATTACGGAATATACAAAATAGAGGCAGCATCCACTGAAAGTGAAAAAAAAGAATCCATTTCAATACGCCTCGAAAAAGACCGATAA
- the ruvB gene encoding Holliday junction branch migration DNA helicase RuvB, translating to MEITDPIEKDDDKKFEYTLRPSKLDEFIGQQKIKDNIDISIRAAKKRNEPIDHILFHGPSGLGKTTLSHLVANEMGKNIKITSGPSVEKVGDIGAILTNMEDGDILFIDEIHRLNKLIEEVLYPAMEDYALDIIIGKGPSARTIRLDLPKFTLIGATTRIDLISSPLLNRFGLTHRLDYYENNEIKKIITRSCKILDIEIDDISAEIIASSSRQTPRIANRLLRRVRDYAQVKGDGIIDEKSTVETLKHLEIDRYGLDPTDRKILEIIINKFDNSPVGLSTLAASISENEDTIENVYEPYLLKLGFIMRTPRGRRVTKLAYEHLGIEMPEDKQNALL from the coding sequence ATGGAAATTACAGATCCAATCGAAAAAGATGATGACAAAAAATTCGAATATACGCTTAGGCCTTCGAAATTGGACGAATTTATCGGCCAGCAGAAGATCAAGGATAACATCGACATCTCGATAAGGGCGGCCAAGAAAAGGAACGAGCCGATCGATCATATCCTATTCCACGGACCGAGCGGCCTTGGAAAAACAACGCTTTCCCACCTTGTCGCGAACGAAATGGGAAAGAACATAAAGATCACATCCGGCCCGTCAGTCGAAAAAGTCGGTGATATAGGAGCGATCCTGACCAACATGGAGGACGGTGACATTCTTTTCATAGACGAGATCCATCGCCTCAACAAATTGATCGAGGAGGTGCTCTATCCTGCAATGGAAGATTACGCGCTGGACATAATAATCGGCAAAGGACCTTCAGCAAGAACTATCAGACTGGATCTTCCGAAATTCACGCTGATCGGCGCAACAACCAGAATCGACCTCATCTCTTCTCCCCTCCTGAATCGTTTCGGACTGACCCATAGACTGGATTATTATGAGAACAATGAGATAAAAAAGATAATCACCCGCTCATGCAAGATCCTGGACATTGAGATCGACGACATTTCAGCTGAGATCATTGCATCGAGTTCAAGACAGACACCAAGGATCGCCAACAGGCTCCTGCGAAGAGTCAGGGATTATGCCCAAGTCAAAGGAGACGGGATCATAGATGAAAAGTCCACGGTCGAAACATTGAAGCATCTGGAGATAGACCGTTACGGACTAGACCCGACAGACAGAAAAATACTTGAAATAATAATCAACAAATTCGATAACAGCCCCGTAGGCCTGTCCACGCTTGCGGCCAGCATCTCGGAAAATGAAGACACCATAGAAAATGTCTACGAACCGTATCTGCTGAAACTCGGTTTTATCATGAGAACGCCCAGGGGAAGAAGAGTTACCAAACTGGCATATGAACATCTGGGAATAGAGATGCCGGAAGACAAACAAAATGCTCTGCTTTAA
- a CDS encoding PH domain-containing protein, whose protein sequence is MSNSNKAESFEGYSFPGQRNGETIKLIIRRHVLILVSYFAYLFVMAAMPIIFYLLAVPNMLPAFYEYPYDRMFVLLCLIYYGFIWIVAFVIWTDYYLDIWIITDQRLIDIEQVGFFSRVVSELDLKRIQDITSEVKGMPQTMFGFGDVHIQTASEHTKFDLTSIPHPVITRRAIVDLYEAAREKDRFIFKDRDE, encoded by the coding sequence ATGAGCAATAGCAACAAAGCAGAATCGTTTGAAGGCTATTCCTTCCCGGGACAAAGAAACGGAGAAACGATAAAGCTTATCATAAGAAGGCATGTTCTCATTTTAGTTTCTTATTTTGCCTATCTTTTCGTCATGGCCGCAATGCCGATTATTTTCTATCTGTTGGCGGTCCCGAACATGCTGCCGGCCTTTTATGAATATCCCTATGACAGGATGTTCGTCCTGCTCTGTCTTATATATTACGGATTCATCTGGATCGTAGCCTTTGTCATCTGGACCGACTATTATCTTGATATATGGATAATAACAGACCAAAGACTTATCGACATCGAACAGGTAGGGTTCTTCTCGAGAGTGGTCTCTGAATTGGACTTGAAAAGGATTCAGGATATTACAAGCGAAGTGAAGGGAATGCCCCAAACGATGTTCGGATTCGGAGATGTTCATATACAAACAGCATCGGAACATACAAAATTCGACCTCACGTCTATCCCTCACCCCGTAATCACGAGAAGGGCCATCGTTGATCTTTATGAAGCGGCGAGAGAGAAGGACAGATTTATCTTTAAAGACAGGGACGAATAA
- a CDS encoding GspE/PulE family protein, producing the protein MKTDNHLSFNHMQHTTKQDGTSAESTKVKDKIQEETLKRLYHKSEEEKANGVATRFKLPYVDLSLIPVTDDAVNAISEEEAKKANLAVIYKVGKKYQVAVTDPENYETKKLLEKIKKDEGINYSLVIVSSDSLNKAWSSYGKGSVSETYENQGMSLKQEDLTEFEKGINNLIELKKRIAEIHTTEVFNIVMAGAIKTKASDVHIEPQENQIRLRYRIDGVLQDIINLPKQVHKTIVSRLKMLSKMKLNVSDVPQDGHFSIELENTTVNIRASILPTSFGESIVMRLLSESSIGLKLDELGFNQYYLEFIEEQMLKPNGMVLTTGPTGSGKTTTLYAMIHRLNEPSEKIITLENPVEYKVEGITQTEVGENMQITFAEGLRSVVRQDPDIIMVGEIRDAETAETAVQAALTGHLVLSTLHTNSAAGAIPRLLHLKVNPALIAPSINAIIAQRLVRKLCTHCKEEYVPAQETIDKVKEIIDQIPKNDGLGIPTEIKVLYRSRGCAKCNFIGYSGRIGIYEMFGMSPGIEKIILGDTSSSQMLEAARKDGMITMKEDGILKALNGVTSLEEIRRVTGEIFSKKELMNKEL; encoded by the coding sequence ATGAAGACAGATAACCATTTATCGTTCAATCATATGCAGCACACAACCAAACAAGACGGTACATCCGCAGAAAGCACAAAGGTCAAAGATAAGATACAAGAAGAAACCCTTAAGCGGCTATACCACAAGAGCGAGGAAGAAAAAGCGAATGGAGTCGCCACCAGATTCAAACTGCCATATGTTGATTTGAGCCTGATCCCGGTTACGGACGATGCAGTTAATGCGATATCCGAGGAAGAAGCAAAAAAAGCGAACCTTGCAGTGATCTATAAGGTCGGCAAGAAATATCAGGTTGCCGTAACGGATCCCGAAAATTACGAAACGAAAAAGCTTCTGGAAAAAATAAAAAAAGATGAAGGCATAAACTACAGCCTGGTCATTGTCTCCAGCGACAGCCTGAACAAGGCATGGTCAAGCTATGGCAAGGGCAGCGTCTCCGAAACCTACGAAAACCAGGGAATGTCATTGAAACAGGAAGATCTCACGGAATTCGAAAAAGGCATAAACAATCTCATTGAACTGAAAAAAAGGATAGCCGAAATACACACGACTGAAGTTTTTAATATAGTCATGGCAGGAGCCATAAAGACCAAGGCAAGCGACGTGCATATAGAACCGCAAGAGAATCAGATAAGATTGCGGTATAGGATCGATGGCGTGCTCCAGGATATAATCAATTTGCCGAAACAAGTCCATAAAACCATAGTTTCCAGGCTAAAAATGCTTTCAAAAATGAAATTAAACGTGTCAGATGTCCCCCAGGATGGACATTTCAGCATCGAACTTGAAAATACTACTGTCAACATCAGGGCCTCGATCCTCCCCACCAGTTTCGGAGAAAGCATCGTAATGAGGCTTCTCTCGGAAAGCTCTATAGGCCTGAAACTGGATGAGCTTGGCTTCAATCAATATTATCTCGAGTTCATCGAAGAACAAATGCTGAAACCGAATGGAATGGTCCTCACTACCGGACCGACCGGAAGCGGAAAAACCACGACGCTATACGCCATGATACATCGCCTCAATGAGCCGAGTGAAAAGATCATAACTCTGGAAAATCCGGTGGAATATAAAGTGGAAGGCATAACCCAGACCGAGGTCGGAGAAAATATGCAGATAACATTTGCCGAGGGCCTGAGATCGGTCGTCAGGCAAGACCCTGATATCATAATGGTCGGAGAGATCAGAGATGCCGAAACTGCCGAAACTGCCGTTCAGGCCGCTCTAACCGGACATCTGGTGCTCTCGACGCTACACACGAACAGCGCTGCCGGCGCGATTCCAAGGCTTCTCCATCTCAAAGTGAATCCCGCCTTGATCGCACCGTCCATAAACGCGATAATCGCCCAGAGACTCGTCAGAAAACTCTGCACGCACTGCAAAGAAGAATATGTACCTGCCCAAGAAACAATAGACAAGGTCAAGGAAATAATCGACCAGATCCCAAAAAATGACGGCTTGGGCATTCCGACGGAAATCAAGGTTCTCTACAGGAGCAGAGGATGCGCAAAGTGCAACTTCATCGGATATTCAGGACGAATCGGAATATATGAAATGTTCGGCATGTCGCCCGGCATAGAAAAGATCATCTTGGGCGATACATCGTCATCTCAAATGCTTGAAGCGGCTCGAAAAGACGGAATGATAACCATGAAAGAAGACGGGATACTGAAAGCGCTGAATGGCGTAACTTCGCTCGAAGAAATAAGAAGGGTCACCGGAGAAATTTTCAGCAAAAAGGAACTGATGAATAAAGAATTATAA
- a CDS encoding glycoside hydrolase family 3 protein has product MIGHRDFILTIAVLLILAAVALTMIDRTDFSPELLPPEANAIYRQAGLPIEDRVNDLLRRMSLREKIGQMALMEKNSVKDSNDVTQYGLGAMLSGGGGKPKENTPEGWLEMVTELENAALQTRLGIPLLYGIDANHGHGNVPGAVIYPHFIGLGAASDPKLVSEIAGATAEEVGATGVNWIFSPTLDMPKDFRWGRTYEAFSDDPLLVENLSSAFITGLQTNRQDGLMILATPKHYLGTGAALWGTSTNKKFKIDQGATPADENALRKEYLPPFASAVNSGALTVMVGLNSWGGEKLAANEYLITDVLKKELGFKGFVVSDWYGVYEIVKNDDYRSAVRAINAGVDMVMLPLEYKPFIRNVNKAVARGEISEERINDAVSRILRVKFAAGLFDQKDAKHDLSVIGSDAHRALARTAVSKSLVLLKNENGLLPLSKNINKILVSGSGADNVGRQCGGWTVEWQGIDGNWLPGSTSILKGIKESVASSTEVVFDASGNFAGETGQAEIGIAVVSEKPYTEGWGDNANPTLDRSDIDAINNLRKKSKRVVVIIVSGRPLIISDLISDWDALVAAWLPGSEGRGVADVIFGDVPFTGKLPLPWPKNISQVPIDSDGKTSDQAAPLFVRGFGLGG; this is encoded by the coding sequence ATGATAGGACATCGGGATTTTATTTTAACTATAGCGGTTTTGCTGATATTGGCGGCAGTGGCGCTGACGATGATAGACCGCACTGATTTTTCTCCGGAACTACTCCCTCCTGAAGCCAATGCAATTTATCGTCAGGCCGGGCTGCCTATCGAAGACAGGGTAAATGATCTTCTCAGGAGAATGAGTCTGAGGGAAAAGATCGGACAGATGGCTTTGATGGAGAAGAATAGTGTAAAAGATAGCAATGATGTAACACAGTATGGCCTGGGCGCAATGCTGAGCGGCGGCGGAGGGAAACCAAAAGAAAACACGCCGGAAGGATGGCTTGAAATGGTGACTGAGCTGGAAAATGCGGCATTACAGACGCGCCTCGGCATACCGCTTTTATATGGCATTGACGCAAATCACGGCCATGGAAATGTTCCGGGCGCCGTAATATATCCTCACTTCATAGGTCTTGGCGCCGCTTCAGACCCGAAGCTGGTGAGCGAGATAGCCGGAGCGACAGCAGAGGAAGTTGGAGCTACGGGAGTGAATTGGATCTTTTCTCCCACTCTGGATATGCCGAAAGATTTCCGGTGGGGCAGAACCTATGAGGCTTTTTCAGACGATCCGTTATTGGTTGAAAATTTAAGCTCGGCGTTCATTACCGGATTGCAGACAAACCGCCAGGACGGTCTGATGATCCTGGCCACACCCAAGCACTATCTGGGAACAGGCGCGGCGCTTTGGGGCACTTCAACGAATAAAAAATTTAAGATAGATCAGGGAGCGACTCCTGCCGATGAAAATGCGCTACGGAAGGAGTATTTGCCTCCGTTCGCCTCAGCTGTGAACTCGGGTGCGCTGACGGTTATGGTCGGGCTGAACAGCTGGGGAGGTGAAAAGCTGGCGGCGAATGAATACTTGATCACAGACGTTCTGAAAAAAGAACTTGGCTTCAAGGGATTTGTCGTTTCCGACTGGTATGGCGTTTATGAGATTGTAAAAAATGACGATTATCGTTCGGCTGTTAGGGCGATAAATGCCGGAGTTGACATGGTTATGCTTCCCTTGGAATATAAGCCTTTCATCAGGAACGTGAACAAGGCGGTGGCAAGAGGCGAGATCAGTGAGGAGAGGATCAATGACGCCGTGAGCAGGATCTTGCGCGTAAAATTCGCGGCCGGACTGTTCGATCAAAAAGATGCTAAGCATGATCTGTCCGTTATCGGATCTGATGCTCATCGGGCGTTGGCAAGGACAGCCGTAAGTAAGTCGCTGGTTCTCCTGAAGAATGAAAACGGCTTATTGCCCCTCTCAAAAAATATCAATAAGATCCTTGTGTCCGGAAGCGGCGCCGATAATGTGGGACGGCAATGCGGCGGATGGACGGTGGAATGGCAGGGAATTGACGGCAATTGGCTTCCCGGATCAACTTCGATCCTGAAAGGAATAAAGGAGTCGGTGGCTTCGTCGACCGAGGTGGTTTTTGATGCTTCCGGGAATTTTGCGGGGGAGACGGGACAGGCTGAAATCGGCATTGCCGTGGTCAGTGAAAAACCTTATACGGAAGGCTGGGGAGATAATGCTAATCCGACCTTGGACAGATCCGATATCGACGCTATTAACAATCTTAGAAAGAAGAGCAAACGGGTGGTTGTGATCATCGTTTCGGGGCGCCCGCTCATTATTTCGGATCTGATAAGCGACTGGGATGCGCTGGTTGCCGCCTGGTTGCCCGGAAGCGAAGGAAGAGGCGTGGCTGATGTTATTTTTGGCGATGTGCCGTTCACGGGGAAGCTGCCCTTGCCATGGCCGAAAAATATTTCACAGGTCCCGATAGATTCCGATGGCAAAACATCGGATCAAGCGGCGCCTTTGTTTGTGAGAGGGTTCGGGCTTGGAGGGTAG
- a CDS encoding tetratricopeptide repeat protein — MISAKELKYKINKRLFLAALLVFLLLAVFQRWTEGFANGYINEGNSKLAGSDYNGALRDYYYADKLDDGREISYLSKIRRGEIFFKFGKLDEAEKEFTQAIIEEKRRYEAYGLLGSLYYKKKDLDRAISFYNNAIQYNDGPKTKLDLGIKRSKVFMAKGEMDIAGNILRSLYSEIPEGKGNEELLYNVGLLEFDRNISPNSYLDEIRSSDEYGWKVREIDNFIGKYNSKYNNGFSDIMAASLYNSLQEPYLAINRAQKAVTSDESYRDAWIMLGKSHFMTEDYASSLDDLARALKLDGHNGETFFWLGSVFRKIGNERMASEYFGKYEAFK, encoded by the coding sequence ATGATATCGGCAAAAGAACTTAAATACAAGATAAATAAGAGATTATTTTTGGCGGCATTGCTGGTTTTTTTGCTATTGGCCGTATTCCAAAGATGGACGGAAGGATTTGCAAACGGCTATATCAATGAAGGCAACTCGAAGCTGGCAGGTTCGGATTACAACGGAGCTCTTAGGGACTATTATTACGCCGACAAGCTTGATGATGGCAGAGAAATTTCCTATCTTTCAAAGATCAGAAGAGGGGAGATATTTTTTAAATTTGGAAAATTAGATGAGGCTGAAAAAGAATTTACGCAGGCCATAATAGAAGAAAAGAGAAGATATGAAGCATATGGGCTTTTGGGAAGCCTGTATTATAAGAAAAAAGATCTTGATAGGGCTATAAGTTTTTATAATAATGCCATTCAATATAATGATGGTCCGAAAACTAAATTGGATCTTGGCATAAAGAGGTCCAAGGTTTTCATGGCCAAGGGGGAAATGGATATTGCCGGAAACATCCTGAGAAGTCTCTATTCGGAAATTCCGGAGGGCAAGGGCAACGAGGAATTGTTGTATAATGTTGGTCTTCTTGAGTTCGATAGGAACATATCCCCAAACTCATATTTGGATGAGATCAGGTCTTCCGATGAATACGGGTGGAAGGTCAGGGAGATAGACAATTTTATCGGAAAATATAACAGCAAATATAATAACGGTTTTAGCGATATTATGGCGGCTTCTCTTTACAACTCTTTGCAGGAACCTTACCTCGCTATAAACAGGGCCCAAAAAGCGGTCACTTCCGACGAGTCATACAGAGACGCATGGATCATGCTCGGAAAATCGCATTTTATGACCGAAGATTACGCATCCTCGCTGGATGATCTGGCGAGAGCACTTAAGCTTGACGGTCATAATGGAGAAACGTTTTTCTGGCTGGGCAGCGTATTCAGGAAAATAGGCAACGAGAGAATGGCAAGCGAATATTTCGGGAAGTACGAAGCTTTTAAGTAA